A part of Cannabis sativa cultivar Pink pepper isolate KNU-18-1 chromosome 6, ASM2916894v1, whole genome shotgun sequence genomic DNA contains:
- the LOC133039361 gene encoding uncharacterized protein LOC133039361, with protein MADTDEEIELQSAYLATYLVQHYYTTYIEKTPCMNSSQTGHMWLMEILQGNESRCHRMFRMEKGVFIKLCNELEANYGFKGSKRMCALEILGMFLFTLGHGAGNRLTQERFQHSGETVSRYFNKVLDVLCHMSVDVLKPPDPDFKDVPEEILRDSRYMPHFKNCIGAIDGVHVNAVIPPEDQVPFVGRKGVPTQNVMAVCNFDMQFIYAYAGWEGKYYLVDAGYPQITGFLGPYKGQRYHLPQFQRGSKPTGYKEVFNQAHSSLRSVIERTFGVWKKRWKILRDMPSYPYQKQVKIVIASMALHNYIRRHAKRDRHFEKIRDNPDYCANNQTNIEDEDETITTSNLNEMDNIRDMIAASLMGHN; from the exons ATGGCAGACACTGATGAGGAGATTGAGTTACAATCGGCGTATCTAGCTACATATCTAGTTCAACATTATTATACAACATACATTGAAAAGACTCCTTGTATGAATTCTTCTCAAACTGGTCATATGTGGTTGATGGAAATATTACAAGGAAATGAAAGTAGATGTCATAGAATGTTTAGGATGGAGAAGGGTGTTTTCATTAAATTATGCAATGAATTGGAAGCTAATTATGGATTTAAGGGTTCGAAGAGAATGTGTGCTCTTGAAATATTAGGCATGTTTTTATTTACATTAGGTCACGGTGCTGGAAACCGGTTGACACAAGAGCGATTCCAGCACTCAGGCGAGACAGTTAGTCGATATTTCAATAAGGTTTTAGATGTTTTATGTCATATGAGTGTAGATGTATTAAAACCTCCAGACCCAGACTTTAAAGATGTTCCTGAAGAGATATTGAGAGATTCTAGATACATGCCTCATTTTAAG AATTGTATTGGCGCAATAGACGGTGTACATGTGAATGCCGTAATTCCTCCTGAAGATCAAGTACCGTTTGTTGGTAGAAAAGGGGTACCAACTCAGAATGTCATGGCAGTATGTAATTTTGATATGCAATTTATATATGCATATGCCGGGTGGGAAG gaaaatattatttagtagACGCGGGATACCCACAAATTACAGGTTTTTTAGGACCATATAAAGGCCAAAGATACCATCTTCCACAATTTCAACGAGGTAGCAAACCTACTGGCTATAAAGAGGTATTCAACCAGGCACATTCTTCTCTTCGAAGTGTTATTGAAAGAACTTTTGGAGTATGGAAGAAGAGATGGAAAATATTAAGAGATATGCCTAGTTATCCATACCAGAAGCAAGTAAAAATAGTGATTGCATCAATGGCCTTGCATAATTACATTCGAAGGCATGCAAAACGTGATCGacattttgagaaaattagagacAATCCAGATTATTGTGCAAATAATCAAACGAAtattgaagatgaagatgagaCCATTACAACTTCAAATTTAAATGAAATGGACAATATCAGAGATATGATTGCTGCAAGTTTAATGGgacataattaa
- the LOC133038895 gene encoding L10-interacting MYB domain-containing protein-like has product RVQLKNKWDGLKNEWKLWKQLKGKETGLGWSMQKNTIDATEDWWNSKLQTHPDAAKFRIRGIEPEVEEKLDKIFMNTVATGEYAWTPSSGIITSESEKPFNDTETLHEQLESSDDDIEMPNIDRFSKEKTSKRTTEPLEKQNKKMKNGKGKMKKTGPVMIFEQIGRLADAVETRSRNIEIARKENSIAEVMKMLNSLPEIEKGSSLYLFATRLFIMKEKREMFASLEEPELMLTWLKNEYTLEYNYNA; this is encoded by the exons AGGGTCCAGCTAAAAAATAAATGGGATGGATTGAAAAATGAATGGAAGCTTTGGAAGCAACTCAAGGGAAAAGAAACTGGTTTAGGATGGAGTATGCAAAAGAATACAATTGATGCAACTGAAGATTGGTGGAATAGTAAATTACAG ACTCATCCCGATGCTGCAAAGTTTCGCATTCGGGGAATTGAACCAGAAGTAGAGGAAAAATTAGATAAGATTTTTATGAACACTGTTGCTACAGGAGAGTATGCTTGGACACCTTCATCTGGAATAATTACATCTGAGTCTGAAAAACCTTTTAATGATACTGAAACCTTACATGAACAACTTGAGAGTAGTGATGATGATATAGAGATGCCTAATATTGATAGATTTTCTAAAGAGAAAACTAGCAAGAGAACAACTGAGCCACTtgagaaacaaaataaaaaaatgaaaaatggaaAAGGAAAAATGAAGAAGACAGGGCCCgtaatgatatttgaacaaattGGTCGCCTTGCTGATGccgtggagacaagaagtagaAATATTGAAATAGCTAGAAAAGAGAATAGTATTGCCGAAGTTATGAAAATGTTAAATTCTTTGCCTGAAATCGAGAAAGGGAGCAGcttgtatttatttgcaacGCGCTTGTTTATCatgaaagagaagagagagatgtTTGCTTCATTGGAAGAACCTGAGTTAATGCTTACTTGGCTCAAGAATGAGTATACTCTGGAATATAATTATAATGCTTAA